Proteins encoded together in one Scytonema millei VB511283 window:
- a CDS encoding DUF4253 domain-containing protein: protein MLLSQTERHLAAEIDFDESVLEMIKQECQVKMQKILLKQEVYLKDNELSCLNDVLPAYYLEFDQDVYGVYNYGGNLLVEGLSIIIPAYINYREIFFKLKHLLAPHSYLTICENRVGLTPEKNRSIQYISRVLNYVTQAELRIAVFKGEDPLDLIKIYQTNGWNYDISPKDIINKFKSWQEVSEFEIIFASKSSLSLEFVRPPTDIEKFAKDVAEICPDLQNTQLVASKIEKYKSLYLTWN from the coding sequence ATGCTTTTATCTCAGACAGAAAGACATTTAGCTGCTGAAATCGATTTTGATGAGTCTGTTTTGGAGATGATTAAGCAAGAATGCCAAGTCAAAATGCAGAAAATTCTTTTAAAACAAGAGGTGTATCTCAAAGATAACGAATTGAGTTGTTTAAACGATGTTTTGCCAGCTTATTATCTTGAGTTTGACCAAGATGTTTACGGAGTTTACAATTATGGAGGTAATCTTTTAGTAGAAGGTTTGTCTATTATTATCCCAGCTTACATAAATTATAGAGAAATTTTTTTCAAGCTAAAACACTTATTGGCTCCGCATAGCTATCTGACAATCTGCGAAAATCGAGTTGGATTGACTCCAGAGAAAAACAGGTCGATCCAATATATTTCTAGAGTTTTAAATTATGTCACACAAGCAGAGTTAAGAATTGCAGTTTTTAAGGGTGAAGATCCTTTAGATCTGATTAAGATTTATCAGACTAACGGGTGGAATTATGATATTTCTCCTAAAGACATAATTAATAAATTCAAATCATGGCAAGAAGTCAGTGAATTTGAAATTATATTTGCTAGTAAAAGTAGCTTGAGTCTAGAATTCGTACGACCACCTACAGATATTGAAAAATTTGCTAAAGACGTAGCTGAAATTTGTCCCGATCTCCAAAATACTCAGCTAGTTGCAAGCAAGATCGAGAAGTATAAAAGCCTTTATTTAACCTGGAATTGA
- a CDS encoding FAD-binding domain-containing protein, whose amino-acid sequence MQRDFTSREELVAYLKEQFPTAASRDDNISETVGGRKAAETALQIVDPGRYAKTRNFLTGAVTRLSPYLRYGVLSLAEVKKYVLSKIQQPDEATKLINELGWRDYWQRLYVKLGNGIWEDREEYKTGYTAKEYALELPEDINTGTTGLVCIDSFSQQMRQTGYLHNHTRMWMAAYMVHWRRIRWQVGAIWFLEHLLDGDPASNNMSWQWVASTFSHKPYFFNRENLERYTNGVYCRECPLYGHCDFEGSYEQIEQRLFPKAEFNRQPNSQSWQRGKKRR is encoded by the coding sequence ATGCAACGCGATTTTACCAGCCGCGAAGAACTGGTAGCTTACTTAAAAGAACAATTTCCCACCGCCGCGAGTCGAGATGATAACATCAGCGAAACTGTGGGGGGTCGTAAAGCGGCTGAAACAGCTTTACAAATAGTAGATCCGGGACGTTACGCCAAAACTCGGAATTTTCTCACGGGTGCGGTAACTCGCCTTTCGCCTTATCTGCGCTATGGAGTTTTGAGTTTAGCTGAAGTTAAGAAATATGTCTTGAGCAAAATTCAGCAGCCAGATGAAGCGACGAAATTAATCAACGAACTCGGCTGGCGTGACTATTGGCAACGCCTATATGTCAAATTAGGAAATGGAATTTGGGAAGATCGAGAAGAGTATAAAACTGGTTACACTGCCAAAGAGTACGCCCTCGAACTACCAGAAGACATCAATACAGGGACGACAGGGTTAGTTTGTATTGACAGTTTCAGTCAACAAATGCGTCAGACAGGGTATCTACACAACCACACTCGGATGTGGATGGCTGCTTATATGGTGCATTGGCGACGCATCCGCTGGCAAGTTGGGGCAATATGGTTTCTGGAACACTTGTTAGACGGAGATCCGGCGAGTAATAATATGTCTTGGCAGTGGGTAGCGAGTACGTTTAGCCACAAACCCTATTTTTTCAACCGTGAAAACTTAGAACGTTATACGAATGGTGTTTACTGTCGCGAATGTCCCCTCTACGGACATTGTGACTTTGAAGGTAGTTACGAACAAATAGAACAGCGATTGTTTCCCAAAGCAGAATTTAATCGGCAGCCCAACAGTCAAAGTTGGCAACGCGGGAAAAAAAGGCGATAG
- a CDS encoding ABC transporter permease: MITDIWTVIWKEWRELLFQRGSLKTTILSWLPLILIFGLLMPIQIGTFWVDSPFTIAYWGWLPTLPVMALIADSFAGERERHTLETLLASPLSEAAILFGKIITVVIYGLLLTLIVLLTGLIAVNLTHNTGEILLYPIGITLTGIGLGILTATAMASIGVIVSLRSPTVKQAAQQLAFVSIALTWIPLLSLSLIPTQLQTSLLRSAKNINLTHVILIVFLVLAIANLGLLFIAIKRFKRSRLILD; encoded by the coding sequence TTGATTACTGATATTTGGACTGTCATTTGGAAAGAGTGGCGCGAACTTTTATTTCAGCGCGGTAGCCTCAAAACAACGATTTTAAGTTGGCTACCTTTAATCTTAATATTCGGCTTGCTCATGCCCATTCAAATTGGTACATTTTGGGTAGACTCTCCCTTTACAATTGCTTATTGGGGTTGGCTACCGACTCTACCAGTTATGGCGCTTATTGCTGATAGTTTTGCAGGAGAAAGAGAGAGACATACTTTAGAAACTTTATTGGCAAGTCCTCTATCAGAAGCAGCAATTCTATTTGGTAAAATTATTACAGTTGTTATCTATGGTTTATTATTAACGTTAATAGTCTTACTAACGGGCTTGATAGCTGTTAATTTAACTCATAACACAGGAGAAATTTTACTCTACCCGATAGGAATAACTTTAACTGGAATTGGATTGGGAATTTTGACAGCTACAGCTATGGCAAGTATAGGTGTCATTGTCTCTCTCCGCAGTCCCACAGTCAAACAAGCAGCCCAACAATTAGCTTTTGTTTCTATTGCTTTAACTTGGATTCCACTTTTGAGTTTGAGCCTCATTCCAACTCAATTACAAACAAGTCTTTTGAGATCGGCAAAAAATATTAATTTGACTCACGTAATTTTAATTGTTTTCTTAGTGTTAGCGATCGCCAATCTAGGATTACTATTCATAGCAATTAAAAGATTCAAGCGATCGCGCCTAATTCTCGATTAG
- a CDS encoding Uma2 family endonuclease translates to MDTLTKSVTFEEYLNFQATQDIVYELHRGELVPVATGRAQHGKIARFLEDIYRGEIKRLDLNLETYRGCAGVRIPQYGRKDTAYVPDVMVVTSEQDPYLNTLTEAILAVGMIHPLVVEVVSAGTVAIDHRYKRRDYNAIEVPEYWIVDFIEDIEFPESPKVTVCQLVDGLYETREYRGSDRIQSELFPELNLTAQQVINVGESREIN, encoded by the coding sequence ATGGATACTCTAACTAAATCTGTAACTTTTGAAGAGTATTTGAATTTCCAAGCAACACAAGATATTGTTTATGAATTGCATCGTGGAGAATTAGTACCTGTGGCTACAGGACGAGCGCAACATGGTAAAATAGCTAGATTTTTAGAAGACATTTATAGAGGTGAAATTAAGCGGCTAGACTTAAACTTAGAAACTTATCGAGGATGTGCAGGTGTAAGAATTCCCCAGTATGGAAGAAAGGATACTGCTTATGTTCCTGACGTGATGGTAGTCACATCAGAACAAGATCCATATTTAAATACATTAACAGAAGCTATTTTAGCTGTAGGAATGATTCACCCATTAGTTGTGGAAGTAGTTAGTGCGGGGACAGTAGCGATCGACCATCGTTATAAGCGTAGAGATTATAATGCAATTGAAGTACCGGAATATTGGATTGTAGATTTTATTGAAGATATTGAGTTTCCAGAATCTCCTAAAGTTACAGTTTGCCAACTCGTAGACGGGTTATATGAAACCAGAGAATATCGAGGTAGCGATCGCATTCAATCGGAATTATTTCCAGAGCTAAATTTAACAGCACAACAAGTTATCAATGTTGGAGAAAGTAGAGAAATTAACTAA
- a CDS encoding carbohydrate ABC transporter permease translates to MKADKKISFIPILYAILIIYAIATFLPFAWALSASFKPLNEIIAGGLNLIPQNFTLENYQKIFLEEPLFGRWLLNSVIVASTVTILNLLFNSMAGYALARIPFKGNQILFFSILAVLMVPAQVTLIPSFLILKSLGWLNSYQGLIVPNIVNATFIFMMRQFFVNFPKELEEAAALDGLGHLETFFQIVLPLARPALAAQTIFIFLGSWNNFLMPLMIISTSDMFTLPLGLNTFKGQYISYWNYIMAASMVFTLPALLIYAFFNRYFIQGVTFTGSK, encoded by the coding sequence ATGAAGGCAGATAAAAAGATATCTTTTATTCCAATTTTATATGCGATTTTGATTATCTATGCGATCGCCACTTTTTTACCCTTTGCTTGGGCGCTTTCTGCTTCGTTTAAACCTTTAAATGAAATTATCGCTGGTGGTTTGAACTTGATTCCGCAGAATTTCACTTTAGAAAATTATCAAAAAATTTTCCTAGAAGAACCGTTATTTGGTCGTTGGTTATTGAATAGTGTTATCGTTGCTAGCACTGTCACTATTCTCAATCTTTTATTCAACTCAATGGCTGGTTATGCCCTTGCGCGTATTCCATTTAAGGGAAATCAGATCTTGTTTTTCAGTATCTTAGCAGTTTTAATGGTTCCAGCTCAAGTCACGCTGATCCCTAGTTTTTTAATTCTCAAATCTTTAGGCTGGCTAAATTCATATCAGGGATTAATTGTTCCGAATATTGTTAATGCAACTTTCATCTTTATGATGCGGCAGTTCTTTGTTAACTTTCCCAAGGAATTAGAAGAAGCTGCTGCCTTAGATGGTTTGGGTCATTTAGAAACTTTCTTTCAGATTGTCTTACCTTTAGCTAGACCAGCTTTAGCAGCCCAAACTATATTTATATTTTTAGGTTCGTGGAATAACTTTTTGATGCCATTAATGATTATTTCCACTTCAGACATGTTTACTTTACCTTTAGGTTTGAATACATTCAAGGGACAATACATTAGTTATTGGAATTACATAATGGCTGCGTCTATGGTATTCACTTTACCCGCATTGTTAATTTATGCCTTTTTCAACCGTTATTTCATTCAAGGGGTAACTTTCACGGGGAGTAAGTAG
- the htpG gene encoding molecular chaperone HtpG, which produces MREQGTISIHTENIFPIIKKSLYSDHEVFLRELISNAVDAIQKLKMVSRAGEYSGEMGEPEIQIAIDKDRKTLSISDNGIGMTAEEVKKYINQVAFSSAEEFIHKYEGKSDQQIIGHFGLGFYSSFMVAQKVEIDTLSYQAGAPAVHWSCDGSPEFILEDSSRSDRGTTITLHLMEDEQEYVEDARIKQLVKTYCDFLPVPIKLNGEVINQQKAPWRESANNLTKEDYLEFYRYLYPFQEEPLLWVHLNTDYPFILNGILYFPKLRPDVDVTQGQIKLFCNQVFVSDHCEEIIPRFLLPMRGVIDSTDIPLNVSRSALQTDRTVRKIADYISRKVGDRLKELYRDSREDYIKVWQDVGTFVKFGSLNDEKFKKQVEDIVIYRTTYEAKGETQAAKSETPAVQVQAEEGDAWQDVQPASTSGTGEQPAPTTSSYTTLKEYLERNKERHENRVYYCTDEVTQATYVELHKKQGLEVLFMDSFIDTHFISFLEREYSDVKFSRVDSDLDQTLLDKDKAGEIVDPTTNKTRSELIKELFEKALNKPKLNIRTEALKSDDPQGTPPAMVLLPEYMRRIQEMSAFVQQQTAQFPDDHILLVNTAHPLIQNLVSLSQGSIIQGEGQSPSAELANSICQHVYDLALMAQKGFNAEGMKSFVERSNQVLTRLTDRATSG; this is translated from the coding sequence ATGCGGGAACAAGGCACAATCAGCATCCACACTGAGAATATTTTCCCCATTATTAAGAAATCTCTCTACTCCGACCATGAGGTTTTCTTGCGGGAATTGATCTCAAACGCAGTTGATGCCATCCAAAAGCTGAAAATGGTGTCCCGCGCTGGGGAGTATTCCGGCGAGATGGGCGAACCAGAGATTCAAATTGCTATAGACAAAGATCGCAAAACCCTGTCCATCTCTGACAACGGAATCGGGATGACGGCGGAGGAAGTGAAGAAATATATCAATCAAGTGGCTTTCTCTAGTGCGGAAGAATTTATTCACAAGTACGAGGGAAAATCTGACCAGCAGATTATCGGTCATTTCGGCTTGGGTTTTTACTCTTCCTTTATGGTGGCGCAAAAAGTCGAGATCGATACTCTGTCTTACCAAGCAGGTGCGCCAGCCGTTCATTGGAGTTGTGACGGTTCCCCAGAGTTTATTTTAGAAGATTCATCTCGGAGCGATCGCGGTACGACTATTACCCTGCATTTAATGGAAGACGAGCAGGAGTATGTAGAAGATGCACGTATTAAGCAACTTGTCAAGACCTATTGCGATTTTCTCCCCGTCCCCATCAAACTGAATGGCGAGGTTATCAACCAGCAGAAAGCACCTTGGCGGGAGTCGGCAAATAATCTCACCAAAGAAGATTATCTGGAATTTTACCGCTACCTGTATCCTTTTCAGGAAGAACCGTTGTTATGGGTGCATCTCAACACCGACTATCCCTTCATCCTCAACGGGATTTTGTATTTCCCCAAACTCAGACCGGATGTTGATGTCACCCAAGGACAGATCAAACTATTCTGCAACCAAGTTTTTGTCAGCGACCATTGCGAAGAGATTATCCCGCGATTCTTACTACCCATGCGGGGAGTGATTGACAGTACCGATATTCCCCTTAACGTATCCCGCAGCGCTTTACAAACAGACCGGACGGTCAGGAAAATTGCCGATTATATTTCTCGTAAAGTTGGCGATCGCCTTAAAGAACTATACCGCGATAGCCGCGAAGACTACATCAAAGTTTGGCAAGACGTAGGTACGTTCGTCAAGTTTGGTTCTCTCAACGACGAGAAATTCAAAAAGCAAGTCGAAGATATCGTCATTTATCGCACAACTTACGAGGCGAAAGGCGAGACTCAAGCGGCGAAAAGCGAAACGCCAGCCGTACAGGTGCAAGCAGAAGAAGGAGACGCATGGCAAGACGTACAACCAGCATCGACTTCCGGTACAGGCGAACAGCCCGCCCCTACAACATCCTCCTACACAACGCTGAAAGAATACCTGGAACGCAACAAAGAACGTCATGAAAATCGCGTCTACTATTGCACCGATGAAGTTACCCAAGCAACTTATGTCGAACTGCATAAAAAACAGGGTTTAGAAGTCCTGTTCATGGATTCTTTCATCGATACCCACTTTATTTCTTTCCTAGAAAGAGAGTATTCAGACGTTAAATTCTCTCGCGTTGATTCCGATCTGGATCAAACCTTACTCGACAAAGATAAAGCTGGGGAAATTGTCGATCCGACTACGAATAAAACTCGCAGCGAATTAATCAAGGAATTATTTGAAAAAGCCTTGAATAAACCCAAACTCAATATCCGTACTGAAGCATTAAAATCTGACGATCCCCAAGGTACGCCTCCGGCGATGGTATTGTTACCAGAATATATGCGTCGCATTCAAGAAATGAGTGCCTTCGTCCAGCAGCAAACAGCACAGTTTCCTGACGATCATATTCTGCTAGTTAATACGGCTCATCCGCTGATTCAAAATTTAGTCAGTCTCAGCCAAGGCAGTATTATTCAAGGTGAAGGACAATCGCCTAGTGCCGAATTAGCTAATTCAATTTGCCAACACGTTTATGACTTAGCATTGATGGCACAAAAAGGATTTAATGCTGAAGGAATGAAATCTTTTGTCGAGCGTTCTAATCAGGTATTAACTCGCCTGACAGATCGCGCTACTAGTGGCTAA
- a CDS encoding DNA polymerase → MSQPIIWIHGDCLSPKNPALQEYPNSPAIWVWDEALIEEWQLSLKRITFIYECLLELPVVIRRGDVVKEVLAFAKEQNANLVVTANSPSPRFETICDEIERSLKLEVLEVEPFFEYDGYIDLKRFSRYWKVAERYVYE, encoded by the coding sequence ATGAGTCAACCTATTATCTGGATACACGGAGATTGCTTGAGTCCAAAAAATCCCGCACTGCAAGAATATCCCAATTCGCCTGCAATTTGGGTTTGGGATGAGGCTTTGATTGAGGAGTGGCAATTGAGTTTGAAACGGATTACTTTTATTTATGAATGCTTATTGGAATTACCTGTTGTGATTAGACGGGGTGATGTGGTAAAAGAAGTGTTAGCTTTTGCCAAAGAACAAAATGCTAATTTAGTGGTGACAGCGAATAGTCCTAGTCCCAGATTTGAAACAATCTGTGATGAAATTGAGCGATCGCTCAAACTAGAAGTTCTTGAAGTCGAGCCATTTTTTGAGTACGATGGCTATATCGATCTGAAACGATTCTCTCGCTATTGGAAAGTAGCAGAAAGATATGTTTATGAATGA
- a CDS encoding type 1 glutamine amidotransferase, giving the protein MNLENMEITIGWLYPTLMSTYGDRGNVICIQRRCEWRNYTVKILPLDRDSTAQDFYQVDLLVGGGAQDRQQEIVMRDLRGAKAEALREKIANGTPGIFTCGAPQLLGHYYEPGEGQRIEGLGLFDFVSIHPGLNARRCIGNLVIEVTAKKLAQELVAMTGSPPYLIGFENHGGRTKLSQVEALGRVVYGLGNNGEDGTEGAFYQNAIATYSHGPLLPKNPFLADWLIQTALRQKYQEAIALSALDDTLANQAREAMFKKLRVNLPALVKQ; this is encoded by the coding sequence ATGAATTTGGAAAATATGGAAATTACAATTGGCTGGTTATATCCAACTTTAATGAGTACCTATGGCGATCGCGGTAATGTTATTTGTATTCAGCGGCGCTGTGAATGGCGCAATTATACAGTGAAAATATTACCATTAGATCGAGATTCTACGGCTCAAGATTTTTATCAAGTCGATCTGCTGGTAGGTGGTGGCGCACAAGATAGACAGCAAGAAATTGTCATGCGCGACTTGCGCGGTGCTAAAGCTGAGGCGTTACGAGAAAAAATTGCAAATGGTACGCCAGGAATTTTTACTTGTGGTGCGCCGCAACTATTAGGACATTACTATGAACCAGGAGAAGGACAACGTATTGAGGGACTGGGATTATTTGATTTTGTCTCTATTCATCCTGGCTTAAATGCACGTCGCTGTATCGGTAATTTAGTCATTGAAGTGACAGCTAAAAAGTTAGCGCAGGAATTAGTAGCAATGACAGGTTCGCCACCCTACTTAATTGGATTTGAAAATCATGGTGGACGGACAAAATTAAGTCAAGTGGAGGCATTAGGACGGGTAGTATATGGTTTAGGAAATAATGGCGAAGATGGTACGGAAGGAGCATTTTATCAAAATGCGATCGCCACTTATTCGCATGGCCCCCTGTTACCTAAAAATCCATTTTTAGCTGATTGGTTGATTCAAACTGCATTAAGACAAAAATATCAGGAAGCGATCGCACTTTCAGCTTTAGATGATACTTTAGCTAACCAAGCACGGGAAGCAATGTTCAAGAAACTGCGCGTAAATCTGCCAGCTTTGGTTAAACAGTAG